A stretch of DNA from Synergistaceae bacterium:
ACAGGCGTGTCAAAAATTGCCCTGTTCCAGTTATTAGCGATTAAATTATTCACCTGAATAATCTTTGACGCTAGAGTCTCAGTTGTAGGATAACCGAGTGATACATTTCTTATTTCAACGCGTATATTTGAGCTGCCTTTTTTCGCGAGCCAGAAATCTACTCCGGAAATCAAACGCGACTCACTCAATGTGAAAGTCTGTGCTAACGGGTCATCTTTGTAGCGGTATATACGAGTCTTTATTATAGTCGTCTTCTGGTTTATTCCAGTGAAGTACGCATAACCCTTTGACTCAACACTGCCGATTAATTCGACTAACTTTGTCCCAGCCGGAATATTCGCAGGAATTGTGAACGTTCCTGTAAAATTTCCTGATGAGTCTGCCTTCTTTGTGTCGCAGTTTACTTCTACGCTGTCAAAATAGACTCTTACGCCTTCGCCCGGACCGAATCCTGACGCAGTAACTCTCACTGGTATTTGACGCAAATCATAATATTCTACTTGATTCCTCATTTTATTGAGAGTATCTACAGGAACGCGTTGAATCGCAACGTTCTTAACTTCCGGCAAACCTTCCCATAATTGCGTAACTTCTGCCAAGCATATAGCTTCAGGTGGCGTTGAAGGCACGACGGGCGAATATCTATGAGCAACTCCGCGCACAATTCCTACGGAGCGATCCTTATACATAACAATTAAATCTATTCTCGGCATTCTGTAGGAGTAATCAACTTCAATTAGCGAATCTTTAACAGCTCCGGAAATAGTGATTTGCTTTGTATCTGAAGAATCTGCACTTACACTGACTCTGTGCCTGTAAGTTACAGAATATGTAGAAAACGGTGCGGGCTCTTCTCCGGGCAAATTCCAGCTTATACGGTCGGACGCAAAATAAAAATCTGTCTTCTCTTGAAATACTAAGCTCCCCTGATGAACGTCTACAATCTCAAATACTGATGTGTCGGGTAATTCATCCGTACAGCCTGTATAACCGCCGTGAGTCAATGTTACAGTCCGTTCCTTAGTAATTAAAATCTGCTTTAATACTTCAATCGGGGTATGACTCGCTGAAATTGTTGCAGTCCCGCCGGTCTCAGTTTTAAAAACGTGAACTTCTGATTTTATATCTGCTAAGTCAGGTGCTTCATCAGTTACTAGTCTGACCGAGTGAGATATTACAGACTCATAGCCGTTAATATGTGCCTCGCCTTCAGAAATGCTATAAACCTGTTTGCCTGTGATATTGCTTTCAAGTGCTGTTACTCGCAAGCCCTCGACTACATAATGCCCGTGAGCGTGGTCGTCATAGCGTGCTAATGAGTCAAGATATTCGGGGTTCACTTTCTCGTGTAATTGAGTAACTATTTCGCTGTCACTGACTCCATAAACTGGGAAGAATGGGACTCCTTCATTGTCGGTACTTAATCCCCATTCAGCTGTCGTTACTATTCTATAACCGCCGGGCATGTGATATTGAGGCGTGCCCTTTGCCGGGTCAAAAAGTGTATTGTCTTCAAATTCAGTAACTGATTTAGATTTTTTCCAGATACCTATTTGCACTGTTGCTGTGTCAGGTATTGCCAGAGCCGCCGCCTCGACATGATAAACGAGTCCGTCAAGAAATATGCGCCCTTCTGTGAGATTTGCTCTTTTCTGCTCAGAATCGAACGAAATCGCGCAGCCCTCTATGATTGTCCCGTCAGCGTATAAAGCATTACCGAGCGATTTTATTTTCTCGTCAAAAATGTGCTGTATCTCGTTAATCTCCGGTGATTGCATAGCTCGCATATTGTCAAAATTGTTCCGTAGCTCCCTTTTTTGTTAGGAGTAAATGTGTCTGCTGTCTCTAAATGTTCAAGCAAAATTAATGTGCCGGGCTTTGCTATCTGTTCAGGCGTTAAGAAAGTCTGATTTGCGGGGATTACTGATTTTGCCTCAGTATCAATAAAGACTCTCACTTCACGAATTGACTCCGCGATCCCTTCTCCGTAATCAAACATGAAATGCAAATATACTTGTCTCGTAGGTGTCTCTGAATAAGTATATCTGCGTCCGCCGGGCATATCTATTTCGCCGTCATCGTCTTCATTCACGAAAAATGAGCGTGTTAATTTCTTGCGTCCGATTTCGCTGATTAGACTCGTTGCCTCATAGTCAGGTGATTCGGGAACAGTCCCCCAGTCCTTAGAACCTGCACCGATTGCAAGATGTATAGGCCTTGATAGAAGATATTGCGCTAAAGCCGTTCGAGCTGAATAAGTTAATACTGCCATTATATAACCTCCTGATATTCATTCCACGAGCCGACTTCCCACGTGCAGGTCTGCCCGGTTGTTGTGTTCCATGT
This window harbors:
- a CDS encoding DUF4815 domain-containing protein; its protein translation is MRAMQSPEINEIQHIFDEKIKSLGNALYADGTIIEGCAISFDSEQKRANLTEGRIFLDGLVYHVEAAALAIPDTATVQIGIWKKSKSVTEFEDNTLFDPAKGTPQYHMPGGYRIVTTAEWGLSTDNEGVPFFPVYGVSDSEIVTQLHEKVNPEYLDSLARYDDHAHGHYVVEGLRVTALESNITGKQVYSISEGEAHINGYESVISHSVRLVTDEAPDLADIKSEVHVFKTETGGTATISASHTPIEVLKQILITKERTVTLTHGGYTGCTDELPDTSVFEIVDVHQGSLVFQEKTDFYFASDRISWNLPGEEPAPFSTYSVTYRHRVSVSADSSDTKQITISGAVKDSLIEVDYSYRMPRIDLIVMYKDRSVGIVRGVAHRYSPVVPSTPPEAICLAEVTQLWEGLPEVKNVAIQRVPVDTLNKMRNQVEYYDLRQIPVRVTASGFGPGEGVRVYFDSVEVNCDTKKADSSGNFTGTFTIPANIPAGTKLVELIGSVESKGYAYFTGINQKTTIIKTRIYRYKDDPLAQTFTLSESRLISGVDFWLAKKGSSNIRVEIRNVSLGYPTTETLASKIIQVNNLIANNWNRAIFDTPVFLNSDTEYAITILSDTSDHEVGITEIGDWDSSKGWVRSQAYSTGVLLSSSNASTWTAHQNADLAFRLLAANFTGNSKTLDLGTFDLTGVTDIMPLAEVETTSSDTYVTFILKQNNTEVARMQAWQVISFDTALNGVYKLEAELSGSAKYSPVLGRYPQLLTSKLKSTGNYVSRAFTCGQNKQVMISTDEYAPHGSSIDIYIQDGENSYSKVDVSESVEIGSGWIQRKRFVSCNLGSTRLKIELRGSAEARHLVQSISAVVLDA